The DNA sequence GCTATTGGTGCGCAAGTGGATGATATAAGACAAATACACAGGATAGGCCAAGGTAAGCACACCGCTGACCAAGCTCAGCTCAAAAGATACCGGGGTAAAAAAATTCAGCCCCATCAGCCCCACCGAAACACCAAAATTGACCATCGCCAAGGCCAAACCCTGCAAAAAAACCTTTAGCCCGTGCCCAAACATAATATTGGTCATCGTCAGCATCAAGTAGAGCAACGCCGGAGTAGAAAACACCGCAATAAAATTGGCAAACACCCCACAAAGGCTGATATCTAGCAACATACAATAGCGCTCGTGGCGCTCATTGAAGCCGGTTTTGAAATACTGAATCCCAAATACAATGTGCGGATAAAACACACATAAGCCCAGCAAGGCATACGCCCCCACCGGAATCGGCAGCTCCTGCTGATAATAGTGTACAGCCAAAAGGATGAACGCCACCCAATAGCTGACAATGGCCGATATATAGTAAAACCAATGAATGAACAACGGTCGTTTGTAGGTATTCATCTGTCTGTCTTTCAGCGTTTTTGTGTAGCCTAAGGCTTGAGCGCAGGTTGGTTGTAGGCACTAGTTTCTCTCACAAGATATAAAAGATACAAATACCATTACAATTTGACTAAAAATAAAACTGCTTGACACACCCCCGGGCATTTCAAATCCCACATTAAAACTGTAACTAAGTCTCATTGTACCCTCAAAATGAGGCCTCAGCTTTTCTCGGAGCTGGAGTTCCGAGCTGCTTTTCCAAAAATGTCCCCTAGCGCAACTACTTGACAAGCCTCCTACGCTCGCTGCCGCTTGTTTTTGGGTAGGGATGCCGCCACAAGATTTGACGTATTTTCATCAAAATGAAAAGGGGATTTTGTGGGCTATCCGGCCTTTTTTGCCTATCTTTGAAGGCTTAAAGAACACCACATTATCTGAACAATGAGTGAATCTAATCCGCAAATCACGCCCGTAGATATAGGCGATGAAATGAAAACCGCCTACATCGACTACGCTATGTCGGTGATTGTTTCACGGGCTTTGCCTGATGTGCGCGACGGCCTCAAGCCCGTACACCGCCGCGTGCTTTATGGGATGCTAGAACTAGGCCTGGCACACAACAAGGCCTACAAAAAATCAGCTAGAATCGTGGGAGAAGTACTGGGTAAATACCACCCACACGGCGACTCCTCCGTTTATGATACCATGGTACGGATGGCCCAAGAATGGTCGATGCGCTACCCCTTAGTCGATGGGCAGGGTAACTTCGGCTCAATCGACGGAGACTCAGCGGCGGCCATGCGTTACTGCGTAACCGGGGATACACGCCTGAAGACTGACCGTGGGCTGATTGCTATCAAAGACCTAGTGCCACAGGCCGCGCTCAACAGCGAAACGCCTATACAAACCAAGGTGCTCTCTCTCCACCGCCAAGCCAATGACGCAGTGATGTTCTTCAACTCCGGAAAACACCCCGTCTATGCGCTTCAAACACAAGAGGGATACCAACTGAAAGGTACCGGCAACCACCCTGTGCTGGTTTTTGGCCAAGATGAAGCCGGAAGACCGGCTTATATTTGGAAGTTGCTCAGCCGTGTGAAAGCCGGAGATAAAGTAGTTATCGACCGCACACAGCACGAACTACAGCAAGAACACGCCGACCAAACCGCCCTCAATTGGGCTATCATTGCCGGCTGCCTAGTGTCTGAAGGATCTATCTCACAGAAGCGCCTCACATTTAACAATACTGATAAAGCCTATTATGAGGCATTCATCAAGGCTTATACCGCCAATGTGGGTGCTGGCTATTACAACTATCAGCGCCGCCTACCCTCCGGAAAGGAGATTTTTGAGTTTGATGTTCAAAAACTTGATGCCTTCGCACAAAGCCCTCTTTTCGAAGACCTAGCCGGACGCAAAGCCGGAGACAAAATAGTTCCTGACTATATTTTCCGCAGCCCTAAGGCCGTGCAACGTGTCTTTTTACAATACTTGTTTGAGGGAGACGGTTCTATCTCCCTGTTGCCCAAAAACACCCTCAACCTACAATATTGTACCCAAAGCTTGGCGCTTGCACAAGGCCTACAGGTGTTGTTGTTGGAGTTTGGTATTGTGAGTAAAATCTCTCCTGCCAAAGCCCGTAAAGAGTATAAACTCTGCATTGGCGGCTTCCATAACATCAGCCTGTTTTGTCAGAATGTTGGCTTTGCTGCCTCCAAACAAACAAAGCTAGAAGCCCTCATAGCTGCCGAACAAACGCGCCGTGAGCAAACCCCTGTACGTTATAGCCACAGCAGCGACTATACCCCCTTCCTGAGCAAGTATGTGCGTCAACATTCGGAAGTTTCGCCTTTCTTGGCCAAACATAACTTTGACCGCTACAAACGCATTGATGCCCAGTACGAACGCATTCATCAAGCCCTAGCTGTAGCCAAACTACAGGAGCTTTTTCATCATCTGGTAGCCGACAGGTACTACTTTGCTACGGTAAATGCTTGCCAACTTTTGGCCGAAGAGGAAGTAGTCTACTCTGTCAAGGTAGCCAGCGAATGCCATTCTTTTGTGGCCAATGGCTTTATCAATCACAACACTGAAGCCCGCAAACGCCGCATCTCTGAGGAGATGATGGAAGATATTCGTAAGGAAACGGTTGATTTTCAGCCCAATTTTGACGACTCCCTCACCGAGCCTAGCGTGTTGCCGGCCAAAGTGCCCAACTTGCTCATCAATGGCGCGGCGGGTATTGCCGTCGGGATGGCGACCAATATTGCCCCACACAACCTCAGTGAAGTGGTAGACGGCATCATCGCCCTGCTCGAAAACCCCGAAATCACCATCCCTGAGCTGATGAAGTATATCATCGCGCCCGATTTCCCCACCGGAGGGACAATCTACGGTTACCAAGGGGTCAAAAATGCTTTCGAAACAGGCCGTGGCCGGGTAGTGGTACGCGCCAAAGCGAGCTTCGAAACCAGCCCCAGCGGCAAGGAGCAAATCATTGTTACCGAAATCCCCTACTTGGTCAACAAGGCGGCGATGATTGAGAAAACGGCGGCCCTCGTCAACGAGCGCCGGATAGAAGGCATCAGCGACATCCGCGATGAGTCGGATCGCAACGGCCTGCGTGTGGTGTTTGACCTCAAAAAAGACGCCATGCCTTCAGTGGTGCTCAACCAGCTTTACAAATATACCGCCCTACAGTCATCTTTTGGGGTCAATAACGTGGCCTTGGTCAAAGGCCGTCCGCAATTGCTCAACCTCAAAGAAATTATCGAATACTTTGTAGAGCATCGCCACGAGGTAGTCTTGCGCCGCACCCACTTCGAGCTGCGCGAAGCCCAAGAACGCCAACACATCCTCGACGGCCTCTTGATAGCCCTCGACCACCTCGACGAAGTCATCGCCTTGATTCGTGGTTCTAAAGACGGCGAAACCGCCCGCATCGGCTTGATGGAGCGCTTTGAGCTGAGCGAACGCCAAGCCCGCGCCATCTTAGATATGCGTCTCCAACGCCTTACAGCCCTCGAACGCGACAAGATTGTAGAAGAACACCGCCGCATCACCGAGTTGATTGCACGCTTAGAGGCCATCATTGCCGACAAAAACCTCCGTACCGGCATCATCCGCGATGAGCTGCTAGAGATGAAAGAGCGCTACGGCGATGCCCGCCGCACAGACATCGTCTACCACGCCGAAGGCGATGTGTCTATCGAAGATATGATTCAGGAAGAGTCGATGGTGATTACTATCTCACACCAAGGCTATATCAAACGCACTGCCCTCGACGAATACCGCACCCAAAGCCGTGGTGGCGTAGGCTCTCGCGGTGTCAGCAGCAAGGCCGACGACTTCCCCGCCCACCTCTTCGTCTCCTCGACACACGATTACCTGCTGATCTTCACAGACCGTGGGCAAGTATATTGGCTCAAAGCCTATGAAGTGCCCGAAGGCAACAAAACCGCCAAAGGCCGCCCCATCCAAAACCTGATTCAGATGGAAAAGGAAGACAGCGTCTGCGCCGTGCTCAATGTGAGCAACCTCAGCGATGAGGACTTCCTCCAGAATCACTTCTTGGTGATGGTAACGACCCAGGGAATCATCAAAAAAACCACCCTAGAGGCCTACTCCCGCCCACGCCAAAACGGTATCCGCGCCATCAGTATCAACGAAGGTGACCGCCTGCTGGATGTGAAAATGACCAGCGGCCAAGACCATATCGTGATCGGAACGCGCAAAGGCCAGGCCATCCACTTTCCCGAAAACAAAGTGCGCGCTATGGGCCGCGTGGCTGCCGGGGTAAAGGCCGTAACCCTCAGCGGCGACGACGACTATGTCGTGGGGATGGTGTGTGTGAGCAGCGAAGAGTCGCACCTGCTCGTGGTGTCGGAGAACGGCTACGGCAAACGCTCTCCCATCAGCGACTACCGTATCACCAACCGTGGAGGCAAAGGCGTAAAAGCCTTCCAACTGACGGATAAAACCGGGCAGCTGGCCGCCATCAAGGAAGTGAGCGACGGGGACGACCTGATGATCATCAACCGCTCGGGCATCCTGCTGCGCACCTCCGTGAGCGACTTGCGCGTGATGGGTCGCGCCACCCAAGGCGTGCGCCTCATCCGCATCCAAGAGGGTGATGCCATCGCTTCGGTAGCCCGCGTAGCCAACGAAGATATGCTGGCCAACGGCGAAGAAGGCGAAGTACAAGCCGCCCAAGGCGATACCACCGCCCCTATCGAAACCGAAGAATAGCACCCCCCACCAAGCCCCCAACAGGGGTTTTGCACAATGCTTGCCAAGCCGCTCTCCGCCACAAAGGGAGCGGCTTTTTTGTAGACACCCCGCAAACCTTGAACAAGCCTAAAACCCGCTAGACCGTTTGGATATTTGTAAACACTTTTGTATCATTGGCTAATGAAAAGCCTGAGAACAAAGCAATACTGATTGGAAGCCTAAGGCACAAGAGCAGGCTCTTACCAAGCTATGCTGCCGGACTAAGGGTAAGCGAGGTAGCCAGTACGCGACTCAAGTACGTTGATTCGCAGCGTATGGTCATTGATATCAAGCAAAGGAAAAAAAGATAGATATAAAAGCCCCCTTGGATAATCTATTAACTCGAAAAAAACGAACTAAAGTGCGTATAAGTAAATGTTGTGCGTCAGCTTAGAAAACCGACACCGAGATAAAAAATCAAAATAAAATGGGTTCAAAAAACATACACTTAGAACCGTTCGACAAGGGAACAATAACCAAACTTGAAATCTTTGAAGATTATGCTCAAGCTTGGATACCGACTTTTGTGATGCAACCGCACGTTACAGAAATTCACATTTTTGATTTTTTTTCCGGACCAGGATATGACTCTGAAAATGTTCCGGGAAGTCCTATTCGACTATTGGCAAAGATAAGCGAACATTTAGGTCACATAATGTCGAAACAGACTAAGATTGTTTTACACTTAAATGAATTTGAACCTACCAAAAAGAAGCAAGATAAATTTGAATTGCTTAAAGATAATTGTAGTAATTATTTAAGCCAAAATCCCAAGTTCAAATACTTTCCGACAATAAACTTTTACAATGAGAATGCAGAAGAATTATTTTTTAAACTTACACCAATTATAAGTAAATACCCTTCACTTGTTTATTTAGACCAAAATGGAGTAAAATTCATTTCGCAAGAGTATATCAACCAGTTAGAAAATCTTAAAACAACAGACTTTCTTTACTTTGTTTCTTCTTCATTTTTTAAGCGTTACGGAAAAACGGAAGAATTCAAAAAAGCTCTTGAGATTGATGTGTCAGAGTTGGAAGCAGAAGAATATAGAAATATGCACAGATTGGTCTTGAATAAAATGAAATCAAGACTTCCTGCGAAAACTGAATTGAAATTGTTTCCTTTTTCAATTAAGAAAAATGCCAACATTTATGGAATTGTATTTGGGTCAAAAAACTATGCAGCTGTAAACAAATTTCTAACGATAGCTTGGAAAAGAAATGAATTAAATGGAGAAGCTGACTTTGATATTGATGATGACAACAAGAAAAATCAGCTGACTTTGTTTGAAGGCAAACGAATGACAAAAGTTGAAAAGTTCCAATCAGACCTTGAAAACAAGTTGTTAGAGAAAAATTCTGTTACCAATGAAGCGGTTCTACTTTACACTTACCAGTGTGGTCATATTCCAAAACACGCAGAAATAGTATTGAAAAGGCTCAAAAAAGAAGGAAAACTAAATTATGAGACACAAACACCATATTTGACTTATGAAAACGTTTTCCGTAAGAAGAACATAATCACTTACCAAATAAAAAAATAGAAATGGCACAATCTAGCATAGAATGGACTGAAATGACTTGGAACCCAACAACTGGTTGCGACAAGATTTCAGCAGGATGTAAATTCTGTTATGCAGAAGTTATGTCAAAGCGTTTGCAAGCAATGGGTGTTGAGAAATACAAGAACAATTTTGAAATAACCATTCACGAAGACGAATTACAAACGCCATATACTTGGAAAAAACCAAAAGTCGTTTTCGTAAACTCTATGAGCGACCTTTTTCACAAAGGCGTTCCGATTGACTTTATTAGGAAGGTTTTCAAAGTAATGAAAGATAATCCTCAACACGTTTTTCAGGTATTGACTAAAAGAGCCGACATTTTACGGTATTACGACAGTGAAGGTTGGTTGGATTGGACACACAACATTTGGATGGGCGTTTCAGTAGAGAACAATAAAGTAACCAAAAGAATTGACTTGCTTCGTGAGACAGGTGCAAGAGTTAAATTCCTTTCTTGTGAACCTTTAATCGGTGCAATTCCCAATATGAACTTGACAGGAATAGATTGGGTAATTGTGGGTGGTGAAAGCGGACGAAAGCCAAGACCTATGAAAGAAGAATGGGTTACAGACATAAAAAATCAATGTTTGGACGCAGACGTAGCCTTCTTTTTCAAACAATGGGGCGGGACAAACAAAAAGAAAACCGGACGGCTTTTGGAAGGCAAAACGTGGGATGAAATGCCTGAAATAGAACTGCACAAAAATGTATAGACAAGAAAGCCGAACCGATAACAGGCGTTTGGCAAAAGTGGCGGTTCAGTGCTCCGCAGACACATTTGTGGTTAATGAAAGTTTGGTTCTCCGCATCAACATTTGTGGTGAAAATCCCCGCCTTCGCAAAGCGGCAAAACGTTGGCAGCAAGCGTAAAACGACACGACACAGCAGACATTGACATGAAAAAGAGAAATATATTTTGACAGGTGGACAACGACATACAGACCATATTGAAAACGGACAACGAGTAAGCCGACACTCATTGCCGACCCTGTGTTTTTTATTTTTTACTCACGTTGTGTTTGTTTTTTCAAGGAGTTCGTGAATGCTACAAGCATTTCCCCACCCACATTTTTTAAAAACAAATGCCAAGCATTCACGAGCACCGCTGGGAAACAAATTAAACAAGGGAGTAATTTTAGCCAGCCCGCAAGTGGCACATTTGGCTTTGCCCAAAACAAAAGCCGACCCTTCAGCCAAGCTAAAAGAGCCACTTCTTTGCCAATGCTTAGAGATAATTTGCGATATTCACGAACTAAAATTATTGACTTTTAAATGCTATTAGATAATAAGACAAAAACAGAGGACAACGAACACTTTAAAGTGTTTGACTTCATAAAAGGGAACACCGAAAACGGCTCGCTTGATCTTGTGACTGGATATTTTTCAGTAAACGCCTTGGCGTTAATGAAAGATGACATCAATTCTGTTGAAAAATTCCGACTGATTTTAGGAAACTTAATGCAGGATGAAGCTCAGTTAAATAAAGTAATTGACTTGCTAAATGGGAACACTAGTATTAGTTCAACTCTTACCTTAAGTCAATCAGCTCAAAAGGCCGTTGAGTTTTTGCAACAAGACAAAGTTGCTGTCAAAAGTATTCAGAAGAATTTTTGCCACGCTAAAACATATCTCTACACTGACAAGACAAAAACCAAAAACTATTTCATTGTAGGCAGCTCAAACCTGACCGATGCTGGACTTGGCATTAAGGACAGTTCAAATATTGAATTGAACATTGCCAAACACGACTATGAGGATGAATTTAAAAACTTGAAAAAATGGTTTCAAGAGCAGTGGGAAAAGGTGGCATTGGAAAAAATTGAATTGCCCGACAAAACCAAAGTAGAAGTTAAACAATACATCATTGAACTGATTAAAAACCTGTTCAAAGAGTACACCCCACACGACTTGTATTATAAAGTCCTTTACGAAATGTTTAAGGACGACATCATGGAACTTTCAGGTGATGCTGAGTTCAAGCGTGAAATTGCTCACTTAGAGGAAACCATTATCTACAAAACTCTTTTCCCCTATCAACAAAAAGGTGCAATCAGTTTAATAAAAATGCTCCAAAAATTTAATGGAGCCATTTTAGCCGATGCAGTTGGTTTGGGTAAAACATGGACGGCCTTAGCAGTAATGAAATACTTTGAACTCAAAGGCTACACGGTTCTATTGCTTTGCCCAAAGAAACTTTCAAACAACTGGCAACAATACAAAGTCGGCCAACAAAGTCGATTTGAGAAAGATGAAATTGATTTTTACATCCGCTATCATACCGACTTGCAGGAAGGACGTTTTGACCGTTACAACGACAAAACACTTCGTTATTTCAAGACAAGACCCAAACTGCTCATAGTAATTGACGAAAGCCACAACCTGCGTAACGACAAATCTTCACGATACAAATTCCTGATTGATGAAGTGTTGTTGCCTGAGAACAAAAGCAGAGATGTAAAAGTAATGCACCTTTCAGCAACGCCAATCAATAACAAGCTGATGGACATTCGTAATCAGTTTAAACTGATGACCAAAGGACTTGATGATGGCTTTAAAGAAACTGACTTAGAAATTGAAAGTCTGGAGAATATTTTCAAAACAGCACAAAAGGACTTCAGCGAATGGTCGGATATTGACGATAGAAAAATTGCTGACTTCATTGCCAAACTTCCCAAAAAGTTTGAAAAATTGACGGATGCATTAATCGTTGCAAGAACCCGAAAACTCATAGAAGGTGAATTCGGAGAAATGAATTTCCCGAAAAAGGAAGACCCCATCAATGAGTTTGTAACACCTGAAAATATTGGCGACTTAAAATCATTTGACGACATACTAGATGCTATTTCGGTAAACTTAACAGCATACCGACCTGCCGATTACATCAAGAACATTTCGCCAAAGAGTGTGCTGGAAGATGAAAAGCAACGCCAAAAGTTCCTCGTTAAGATGATGTATATCCTTTTGATGAAACGACTGGAATCAAGTTGGTTCTCATTCAAAAGCACCGTTGAAAACATTTTAAATCATCACACAAATGCACTGAATAAAGTTGAACAGTTTATTCAAAGCAAAACCGACAGTTCCATTGAAGATGATTTGACCGAAGAAGAAAAAGAAGAAATTGACGAAACAGCAGCCGAGATAGATGGAGAAACAGAAGAACCAATCACACTCGGAAAGAAAAGACCAATCCCTCTTTCTGCTATTACACATATTGACCTATTCAAAAAACATTTAGAAGCCGACATCAAAAAGCTATCTAAACTGAAAGACAGTTTGGATAAGTATGAAGCTGACTTCAATGCTAATAAAGCAGAAGATGAAAAACTGAATAAACTCATTGAACACATCACCAACAAGCAAAAGAAGTCTGACAATAAAAAAGTGTTGGTATTTACTGTGTTTAAAGATACTGCTAAGTTCCTGTATGATGAACTCAAGAAAAGAGGCATTCCAAATGTGGCTTTTGTTTCCGGTTCTATCAGTGAAAGTTTTGATGGTTATTCAGGCGACAAGTTTGAACCCATTTTGGAACGCTTTGCTCCTTTCACCAAACTTTACAATGAAAAAGATTGGTCTGACCTATATGAAAGAATCAACCTTTCAGATGATTACCGTGAAGCCGACAAATGGAAAGTGTCTTACCCAAAATGGTTAGAAATCATCAAACAGCACGATAAGACCACACAAACCAAAATTGAAAAACCCATTGATGTTTTAATTGCAACCGACTGTTTAAGCGAAGGACAAAATTTGCAGGACTGCGACACGGTAGTAAACTATGACATACATTGGAATCCTGTTCGCTTAATTCAGCGAATAGGCCGTATTGACCGTATCGGTTCGCCAAACAAAACCATTAAAGGAATCAACTTTTGGCCAGGTGAAAACTATGAAGATTATCTTAACCTGAAATCAAGAGTTGAAAACCGTATGGCACTCATGACGGTAGTTGGAACCGAACTGGACGATAAAATGACTCCCGAACTGCATAAAATGGTGGAAGAAAATCCGCTGTTGCCAAAACAAGCCCAAAAGATGTTGGAGCAGTTACAAATAACTTGGGACGATGTAGAAACCAGTGAAGATACTTTGGGATTAAACGATCTTTCATTAGAGCAGTTCCGCCAAGAACTTTTTGAATTCTTCAAAAAGAACGAAGAATTTTTTAAAAAAATACCCAACGGGGTTTTCACAGGTTTCAAATTCAAGCCCAACCGAAAATGGCCATCCATGCCCGACAGCATTGTGGCGGTTTTGGGTTATCCGAAACGACCCGATGAAGCCTTAGACCACGTTTATGATGAAATTCATTTGTTGCATCAAAACATTGAAGATGGCAAAAGAGGCAAACTGGTATTAAGCAACAATCAGGAAATATTGACCCTGCTTCGCAATCACAAACTGGAAGCTCGTTACGTTCCCAAAAACATTGATAAAGGCGACAAAGCCGTTTTAGATAAACTGGCTGATGCCGTCAGCAATTGGGTTAAATCACAAGCAACTCCTGTAGCCGTAAATCAAATTCAGGATTTGTTTACAGGTGATGTAACGCCTAAAAAGATTTCGCCTGAACAAAAGAAACTGGAAGATAAATTCAAGGCAGAAAATTTCGATTTGATAAATTGGTTTGTAATCTCAAATAAGTAATCGAATGGCAAAAAATTCTAAAATAGATGTAAAAGGAACTGAAATAACCATTCTTAAAAGCGAGAATGATGATTTTATTTCCTTGACGGATATCGCCAGACACAAAGATGCTGAAAATACGGATGATATTATCAAAAATTGGATGCGAAACCGAAATACCATTGAGCTTTTGGGCTTTTGGGAAATGCTTTACAACCCAAATTTTAAACCCGTCGAATTCGACGGGTTTAGAAAACAAGCCGGATTAAACAGTTTTGTGATGACGCCCAAAAAGTGGATTGAATCAACCAATGCAATCGGCATTATATCTAAATCGGGCAGGTATGGCGGAACTTTTGCTCACAAAGACATTGCCTTTGAGTTTGCTTCGTGGATTTCAATAGAGTTTAAACTTTACATCATCAAAGAATTTCAACGCCTAAAAGCTGATGAAAATGACCGGTTAAAATTAGAATGGAACCTGCAACGCACTTTAGCCAAAGTAAACTACCGCATCCATACCGATGCTATAAAGGAAAATCTTATCCCAAAAGAACTCACCAAAGCTCAAATACAATTGGTGTATGCCGATGAGGCCGATATGCTGAATGTAGCCTTGTTTGGCGTTACAGCCAAACAATGGAGAGCAGCTAACCCCGATAAAGAAGGGAATATCCGTGATTATGCCACCATTGAACAACTGGTGGTGCTATCCAATTTAGAAAGCATTAACGCTGTACTCATTCATCAGGGCTTATCGCAACCCGAGCGGCTGAAACAATTAAACCAAATCGCCATTCAGCAAATGCAATCGCTTGTCAATAATATGCACATTAAAAAACTGAAGTAAGCAACTATGAATCTGAATATATTCAATACAACAAATCTTTTTGAAGCAGCCACCCATCTGTTTCGACAGTTGAACATAAAACTCAACTCCAATACTGCCGAGCCATTACCTGTAAAAGATTTGCTAAAGCAGCATTACAAAGACAACGACACTTTTAAAGCCATTGATAAAACCTATTTCATTGGTATTATTGATGATTCAATATTTCAACAAACCGGTTTGTTTGACAATACCTATTCTTATGAACAAGCCATTGACCAAGGCGATAAGAACTACAACGGCTTAATGCTTTTTGCTTTAGAATTAAAAAAGCAGCCGACACGAACTGAAATCTCAGAACTAACGAGAACTTTCAATCGCATCAGCCAAAGAATGCCGGTGGCATTGGTGCTGAAATACACCGTTGATAAAGAAGCTGTCATCTCTATTGCCATCAGCGAGCGTTTTAAATACCTGCAAAACTGGCGACAAGGTGAAAAAGCGGGCAAAGTGATTATGCTGCGTGATATACATACACAAAACACCCACGCAGGACACGCACGCATTTTGCTCGACTTAGTAAAACCTGCAGGAGTTACAAACTATGTGGAACTGCACAAACGCTGGTTAGAAGTGCTTGATGTGAGTATTCTCAACAAAAAATTCTTCCAAGACCTTTCAAACTGGTATTTCGCAGCTATGAATGAAGTTTCTTTTCCTGACGATTTGGAGAAGAAAAAGGAAGTCCGCAATGCTACCAACCTTATTCGCCTGATTACACGGGTTATTTTCATTTGGTTTATCAAAGAAAAACAGTTGGTTCCGGCTTCGCTTTTCCGCAAAGAGTTTGTGGCAAGTATTCTGAAAGACTTCAACAAAAACAAAAAATCACAGAACTACTACAACGCCATTTTGCAGAACCTGTTTTTTGGAACGCTAAACCAAAAAATGGAAGAACGCAAGTTTGCCAAAGAAGGCGACATCAGAACCAACAAAGAAGAATATGGAGTAAAAAACCTGTTCCGCTATGCCGACCTGTTTACCATTCCTGAAAAGGAAGTGTTGGCATTGTTTAAAGATGTTCCGTTTTTAAATGGTGGTTTGTTTGACTGTTTAGATAAACCAAACGATGAGGGCAAAATAGAATATGTGGACGGCTTTAGCCGCAACCCGAAGAAACAAGCCACTGTGCCCGATTACATTTTCTTTGGTGAAGAAAAAGAAGTTGACCTGAATGAAGTTTACGGCACAAAGAACAAACGCTACAGTTCAAGAGGATTGATAAACCTTTTGGAGAGCTACAAATTCACCGTTGCTGAAAACACCCCGATAGAAGAAGAAATTGCCCTTGACCCCGAATTACTGGGTAAAGTGTTTGAAAACCTACTGGCAAGTTACAACCCGGAAACACAAACCACCGCAAGGAAACAAACAGGTAGTTTCTACACACCAAGAGAGATTGTAAACTATATGGTAGATGAATCGCTCCTGGAATACCTCAAAAAAAACCTAAAAAGCTCTCCTCCTTTTCAAGCAGGAGTACCCGAAGGGGGAGGTGGTTTAATTAAAAACCAAGTACCCGAAGGGGGAGGTGGTTTAAATAAAAACCAAGTCCCCGAAGGGGGAGGTGGTTTAAATAAAAACCAAGTACCCGAAGGGGGAGGTGGTTCAAAAAGCTCCTCTCCTGATTTAGGAGAGGTGTCCGAAGGAAGGAGAGGTCTAAATAATTTACCCCATTTAAAAACTTTTAGAAAAGAACTTAGAAATAAT is a window from the Eisenibacter elegans DSM 3317 genome containing:
- the gyrA gene encoding DNA gyrase subunit A, which translates into the protein MSESNPQITPVDIGDEMKTAYIDYAMSVIVSRALPDVRDGLKPVHRRVLYGMLELGLAHNKAYKKSARIVGEVLGKYHPHGDSSVYDTMVRMAQEWSMRYPLVDGQGNFGSIDGDSAAAMRYCVTGDTRLKTDRGLIAIKDLVPQAALNSETPIQTKVLSLHRQANDAVMFFNSGKHPVYALQTQEGYQLKGTGNHPVLVFGQDEAGRPAYIWKLLSRVKAGDKVVIDRTQHELQQEHADQTALNWAIIAGCLVSEGSISQKRLTFNNTDKAYYEAFIKAYTANVGAGYYNYQRRLPSGKEIFEFDVQKLDAFAQSPLFEDLAGRKAGDKIVPDYIFRSPKAVQRVFLQYLFEGDGSISLLPKNTLNLQYCTQSLALAQGLQVLLLEFGIVSKISPAKARKEYKLCIGGFHNISLFCQNVGFAASKQTKLEALIAAEQTRREQTPVRYSHSSDYTPFLSKYVRQHSEVSPFLAKHNFDRYKRIDAQYERIHQALAVAKLQELFHHLVADRYYFATVNACQLLAEEEVVYSVKVASECHSFVANGFINHNTEARKRRISEEMMEDIRKETVDFQPNFDDSLTEPSVLPAKVPNLLINGAAGIAVGMATNIAPHNLSEVVDGIIALLENPEITIPELMKYIIAPDFPTGGTIYGYQGVKNAFETGRGRVVVRAKASFETSPSGKEQIIVTEIPYLVNKAAMIEKTAALVNERRIEGISDIRDESDRNGLRVVFDLKKDAMPSVVLNQLYKYTALQSSFGVNNVALVKGRPQLLNLKEIIEYFVEHRHEVVLRRTHFELREAQERQHILDGLLIALDHLDEVIALIRGSKDGETARIGLMERFELSERQARAILDMRLQRLTALERDKIVEEHRRITELIARLEAIIADKNLRTGIIRDELLEMKERYGDARRTDIVYHAEGDVSIEDMIQEESMVITISHQGYIKRTALDEYRTQSRGGVGSRGVSSKADDFPAHLFVSSTHDYLLIFTDRGQVYWLKAYEVPEGNKTAKGRPIQNLIQMEKEDSVCAVLNVSNLSDEDFLQNHFLVMVTTQGIIKKTTLEAYSRPRQNGIRAISINEGDRLLDVKMTSGQDHIVIGTRKGQAIHFPENKVRAMGRVAAGVKAVTLSGDDDYVVGMVCVSSEESHLLVVSENGYGKRSPISDYRITNRGGKGVKAFQLTDKTGQLAAIKEVSDGDDLMIINRSGILLRTSVSDLRVMGRATQGVRLIRIQEGDAIASVARVANEDMLANGEEGEVQAAQGDTTAPIETEE
- the tcmP gene encoding three-Cys-motif partner protein TcmP, with amino-acid sequence MGSKNIHLEPFDKGTITKLEIFEDYAQAWIPTFVMQPHVTEIHIFDFFSGPGYDSENVPGSPIRLLAKISEHLGHIMSKQTKIVLHLNEFEPTKKKQDKFELLKDNCSNYLSQNPKFKYFPTINFYNENAEELFFKLTPIISKYPSLVYLDQNGVKFISQEYINQLENLKTTDFLYFVSSSFFKRYGKTEEFKKALEIDVSELEAEEYRNMHRLVLNKMKSRLPAKTELKLFPFSIKKNANIYGIVFGSKNYAAVNKFLTIAWKRNELNGEADFDIDDDNKKNQLTLFEGKRMTKVEKFQSDLENKLLEKNSVTNEAVLLYTYQCGHIPKHAEIVLKRLKKEGKLNYETQTPYLTYENVFRKKNIITYQIKK
- a CDS encoding DUF5131 family protein, with the translated sequence MAQSSIEWTEMTWNPTTGCDKISAGCKFCYAEVMSKRLQAMGVEKYKNNFEITIHEDELQTPYTWKKPKVVFVNSMSDLFHKGVPIDFIRKVFKVMKDNPQHVFQVLTKRADILRYYDSEGWLDWTHNIWMGVSVENNKVTKRIDLLRETGARVKFLSCEPLIGAIPNMNLTGIDWVIVGGESGRKPRPMKEEWVTDIKNQCLDADVAFFFKQWGGTNKKKTGRLLEGKTWDEMPEIELHKNV